The following proteins are co-located in the Sulfitobacter guttiformis genome:
- a CDS encoding sugar ABC transporter ATP-binding protein, with the protein MTQAASLKTVQAGRGAPVLVSFNAVSKRFGSTVALAGVTLEAVGGSVHAVTGENGAGKSTLMNLLAGVLRPDEGTIALSGRPVVLDSPGAARAQGVSTIFQELTLLPNLTVAENLFLGREPRRFGLTDTGEMRKRARAALARLDSSISVDSFCGMLSVGEQQMVEIAKGIVAQADIFILDEPTAALNAPEVQKLAELIAVLRAEGKLIFYISHRLEEIFNFCDTVSVMKDGQLVATHPTAAIDRDTLISLMVGRELGQLFPPRNTSIEQRGTVLEMRGIATTAFDARVSFALARGEILGLAGLEGQGQRALIRAVSGLEPPIDGSVTKIAANGARSLLQSSVVATARAGIGFIPEDRKTEGLYLPLSIATNITLGMLREQSVWSRARVAAGEIETQMKNMRVAAASTQQIVGALSGGNQQKVMIGRWLASKVDVLLIEEPTRGVDVGAKAEIYALLRAFTDAGGAILITSSELTEVIGLCDRIAVVREGALVAEFAGIDATEQIIMHAALTGSQTHPQELPQ; encoded by the coding sequence ATGACGCAAGCGGCGTCCCTGAAGACAGTGCAGGCGGGCAGGGGCGCGCCTGTACTGGTATCGTTCAACGCGGTCAGCAAGCGGTTCGGCTCGACCGTGGCGCTCGCTGGTGTGACGCTTGAGGCAGTGGGCGGTAGCGTCCATGCTGTCACTGGTGAGAACGGTGCGGGCAAATCGACATTGATGAACCTGCTGGCGGGCGTGCTGCGCCCTGACGAGGGCACAATTGCCCTGTCGGGCAGACCTGTCGTGCTCGACAGTCCCGGTGCCGCCCGCGCCCAAGGGGTCTCGACAATTTTTCAGGAGCTGACGCTGCTGCCAAACCTTACTGTTGCCGAGAACCTGTTTCTGGGCCGCGAGCCGCGGCGTTTTGGCCTGACCGACACTGGCGAGATGCGAAAACGCGCCAGGGCTGCTCTCGCCAGATTGGACAGTAGTATTTCAGTGGATAGTTTCTGCGGGATGCTTTCAGTCGGAGAGCAGCAGATGGTGGAGATTGCCAAAGGAATCGTGGCGCAGGCTGACATCTTTATCCTCGACGAACCGACTGCCGCGCTCAATGCTCCAGAAGTACAAAAGCTGGCGGAATTGATTGCCGTGCTGCGGGCCGAGGGAAAACTGATCTTCTATATCAGCCACCGGTTGGAAGAGATTTTTAATTTTTGTGACACTGTATCCGTGATGAAAGACGGGCAGCTGGTGGCGACCCACCCGACGGCGGCGATTGACCGTGACACACTGATTTCGTTGATGGTTGGGCGCGAACTTGGACAGTTGTTTCCGCCTCGTAACACGAGCATCGAGCAGCGAGGTACAGTGCTCGAAATGCGCGGTATTGCAACGACTGCCTTTGATGCGCGGGTATCTTTTGCTCTGGCGCGGGGCGAAATTCTGGGTCTTGCGGGATTGGAGGGGCAAGGCCAGCGGGCACTTATTCGCGCTGTGTCCGGGCTTGAGCCGCCTATAGACGGAAGTGTGACAAAGATTGCCGCAAACGGTGCGCGGTCGTTGTTGCAAAGCAGCGTTGTCGCAACCGCCCGTGCAGGCATCGGCTTTATCCCCGAGGACCGCAAGACAGAAGGGCTTTACCTGCCTTTGTCTATCGCAACGAACATCACTCTGGGAATGTTGCGCGAGCAATCGGTATGGTCCCGAGCGCGGGTCGCCGCTGGCGAGATTGAGACGCAGATGAAAAACATGCGAGTGGCTGCCGCCAGCACACAGCAGATCGTAGGCGCGCTTTCAGGTGGCAATCAGCAAAAGGTGATGATCGGACGCTGGCTTGCCTCGAAGGTGGATGTTTTGCTGATCGAAGAGCCCACACGCGGTGTGGACGTTGGCGCCAAGGCCGAGATTTATGCATTGCTGCGCGCCTTTACCGATGCCGGCGGTGCCATTCTCATTACATCAAGTGAGCTGACGGAGGTGATCGGCCTGTGTGACCGCATCGCCGTTGTGCGCGAGGGTGCGTTGGTCGCTGAATTCGCAGGCATCGACGCGACAGAGCAGATCATTATGCACGCGGCCCTGACCGGATCGCAAACACACCCGCAGGAGTTGCCGCAATGA
- a CDS encoding ABC transporter permease, whose protein sequence is MTFSQIMRFPGRSGLGIVAIGLPVVMFITIAFATPNFLTVQNMSNVNAQIAALLIVSLGQMIVAISGGIDLSVGSVVSLTSAIIVSVDPALAVPLALAAGLLIGLVNGVGVAVFSVHPLVMTLASMTFLQGLALLILPVPGGNVPDFLEAMVGFKLWGMPAAFFWCLCFTVLAAVLLSKTRFGLRLFAIGANPESAARNGVNVRASRIACYVLCSLAGVMAGLFLAARVASADATLGAAFGLESVTAIALGGVQLAGGIGSVPGVIAGTIALGLMTNGMNLIGVSPFIRAAATGALLLVAISLQPRRTIGV, encoded by the coding sequence ATGACATTCAGCCAAATTATGAGATTCCCGGGGCGATCCGGTTTGGGAATTGTGGCGATCGGTTTACCAGTCGTGATGTTTATCACCATCGCATTTGCCACGCCTAATTTTTTGACCGTCCAGAACATGTCGAATGTGAATGCTCAGATCGCGGCGCTATTGATTGTTTCGCTGGGGCAGATGATCGTGGCGATCAGCGGCGGTATTGATTTGTCTGTGGGATCGGTGGTGAGCCTGACAAGTGCCATCATCGTTTCTGTTGATCCGGCCCTTGCGGTGCCGCTGGCACTGGCGGCGGGATTGCTGATCGGGCTGGTCAACGGCGTTGGGGTTGCTGTGTTTTCGGTGCACCCACTGGTTATGACACTGGCCAGCATGACTTTCTTGCAAGGGCTTGCCCTGTTGATCCTGCCGGTGCCGGGCGGAAATGTGCCGGACTTCCTCGAGGCGATGGTCGGGTTCAAGCTGTGGGGGATGCCTGCAGCGTTCTTTTGGTGTTTATGTTTTACGGTGCTGGCGGCGGTTCTACTGAGCAAGACCCGCTTTGGCCTGCGCCTGTTTGCGATCGGTGCGAACCCCGAGAGCGCGGCGCGCAACGGCGTTAATGTCAGGGCCAGCCGCATAGCCTGTTACGTTCTATGCTCACTTGCGGGTGTGATGGCAGGGTTGTTCCTCGCCGCGCGTGTAGCTTCAGCTGATGCAACACTCGGGGCGGCTTTTGGCCTTGAATCCGTCACTGCCATCGCGCTGGGCGGTGTCCAGCTTGCGGGTGGTATCGGCAGCGTGCCGGGTGTGATTGCGGGTACTATCGCGCTGGGCCTTATGACGAACGGGATGAACCTGATCGGTGTGTCGCCGTTTATCCGTGCAGCAGCAACAGGCGCGCTGTTGCTGGTGGCGATCAGCCTTCAGCCGCGAAGGACAATCGGCGTATGA
- a CDS encoding ABC transporter permease yields the protein MSAAQQTGANRTGAHRNSVWRNVAGLVFSLPFAYLGTVLLLVFAYFTRPTLLSPLLLLLILRQAAPLGLAVIGQALCMRVLSLDLSIGGVIVAVSYILTSGVLPFSDPVLIIACIAFGVCIGLINAFFITRLRASSVIVTLAMAMILTGIVISMGQFRAPGDAPEILQYLGQKRIGIVPVALLVWIALMVPAALFLRLSVFGRYVDAIGANPGAAWASGIPYVRVVTIVHVLSSLFAVFSGMLLVGFVGVGSMDIGGDLPLISLAAVILGGVTFGAGKGGVLGPAVAAFMLTFSFNLLTSLGLGEPGKLMLQGAIIAGAAMIYAARRDA from the coding sequence ATGAGTGCCGCGCAACAAACAGGTGCGAACCGGACGGGCGCACATCGAAATTCGGTGTGGCGCAACGTTGCGGGATTGGTGTTCAGTCTGCCGTTTGCCTATCTCGGGACGGTGTTGCTGTTGGTTTTTGCGTATTTCACCCGGCCCACTCTTTTGTCTCCGCTGCTGCTTTTGCTGATCTTGCGACAGGCGGCGCCACTGGGCCTTGCTGTGATCGGGCAGGCGCTTTGTATGCGGGTGCTTTCGCTTGACCTGTCCATCGGGGGAGTGATCGTCGCAGTGAGCTATATCCTCACTAGCGGGGTGCTGCCATTTTCCGATCCGGTGCTTATCATCGCCTGTATAGCGTTCGGCGTATGTATCGGTCTGATCAACGCGTTTTTCATTACCCGCCTAAGAGCATCCTCGGTCATCGTAACGCTCGCGATGGCGATGATACTGACGGGCATTGTCATTTCGATGGGACAATTCCGTGCCCCTGGTGATGCGCCGGAAATACTGCAGTATCTGGGACAAAAGCGGATCGGTATTGTACCGGTCGCCTTATTGGTCTGGATCGCGTTGATGGTGCCTGCTGCGCTGTTTCTACGGCTCTCTGTTTTTGGCCGCTATGTTGATGCCATCGGGGCCAATCCCGGTGCAGCGTGGGCTTCGGGCATCCCTTATGTGCGTGTCGTCACCATCGTGCATGTGCTGTCGAGCCTGTTTGCCGTATTCAGCGGGATGCTCCTCGTTGGATTTGTCGGAGTTGGCAGCATGGATATCGGCGGCGACCTCCCGCTGATTTCACTCGCTGCGGTCATTTTGGGAGGGGTTACTTTCGGAGCTGGCAAAGGGGGTGTGTTGGGCCCCGCAGTTGCGGCCTTTATGCTTACCTTCAGCTTCAATTTGCTGACCAGTCTGGGCTTGGGCGAGCCAGGCAAACTTATGCTGCAAGGCGCGATTATCGCAGGCGCTGCGATGATTTATGCTGCGCGGCGCGACGCATAG
- a CDS encoding alpha/beta hydrolase, producing the protein MTAYLKGAEPFEFTGSRASVLVLHGFTGTTQSMRYLGEELHRRFGFSVLGPCLPGHGTSPDEMEKTDYRDWVGAAEDALRDLASRGDPVFVTGLSMGGMLTLGLAAQFGDLLSGIAPINAIAGVNDGGLAEVVMTRNMPERVPGIGSDIKAAGVEELAYAEVPTACLRSVYLAQAAIGDILHKVVCPTLVIQSREDHVVHPDNAYRIMRKINAVDRRLLWLEESYHVATLDNDKAFIAQQIGAFVDGILARAE; encoded by the coding sequence ATGACAGCATATCTGAAAGGCGCGGAGCCATTTGAATTCACCGGTAGCCGTGCATCGGTCCTGGTGCTGCACGGCTTCACCGGCACGACCCAAAGCATGCGGTATCTTGGCGAAGAATTGCACCGCAGGTTCGGCTTTAGCGTGCTGGGGCCATGTTTGCCGGGACACGGCACATCACCCGACGAGATGGAGAAGACAGATTATAGGGATTGGGTGGGCGCGGCGGAGGATGCGCTGCGTGATCTGGCGAGCCGCGGTGATCCTGTTTTTGTGACGGGATTATCGATGGGCGGTATGCTTACACTCGGGCTGGCAGCGCAATTTGGCGATCTGCTTTCGGGGATTGCACCGATCAATGCGATTGCAGGTGTAAACGACGGAGGGCTCGCCGAGGTGGTGATGACGCGCAATATGCCGGAACGCGTTCCTGGTATTGGCTCCGATATCAAGGCGGCGGGGGTTGAGGAACTGGCTTACGCCGAGGTGCCTACCGCCTGTTTACGCAGTGTGTATTTGGCGCAGGCCGCGATTGGTGATATTTTGCACAAGGTGGTGTGCCCAACGCTGGTGATCCAGTCGCGGGAGGACCATGTGGTGCATCCGGATAATGCCTACCGGATCATGCGCAAGATTAATGCGGTAGACCGCCGGTTGCTGTGGCTCGAAGAATCGTATCATGTGGCCACACTGGATAACGACAAGGCTTTCATCGCTCAGCAGATCGGGGCGTTCGTTGACGGGATACTTGCTAGGGCAGAATAG
- a CDS encoding sensor histidine kinase produces MLVSALDQIAASIVIYDSDLLAIHWNAGFERAFPSLIPDFENGKSMPEMIAQSYRDGTIQSDMTDTEIDCFVDGLIEKMRDGTSPTRTVRLGAGQAFEARDFKVGANNYASIRVDVTRLQDQQDTIADQAKRLEIVNGQLQSFAFIAAHDLRAPLYQQQALMGFIVEDMAEARITVPPEVQANWTVIEALSGRMMVLIKDLLAFAQAEVKDQPKDLVSPSKRLEDIVALVNQKAGFEVVIAPDMPEVLVNATAFDTVMRNLISNGIKHHDKQKGRVTVRGQVDGAFVRISVEDDGVGIPSQHIGTIFEPFKRLSASGDGIGLGLAHIKKTVEAWGGSVSVTPLMPRGSVFAITIPNHRLTLISS; encoded by the coding sequence TTGCTGGTAAGTGCTCTTGACCAGATTGCAGCTTCCATCGTCATTTACGACAGTGATTTGCTGGCAATCCATTGGAACGCCGGGTTCGAGCGGGCATTCCCGAGCCTGATCCCTGACTTCGAAAATGGAAAGTCGATGCCCGAAATGATCGCGCAATCCTATCGTGACGGGACAATCCAGTCAGACATGACCGACACGGAGATAGACTGTTTTGTCGATGGACTCATCGAAAAAATGCGAGACGGCACTTCGCCAACGCGGACTGTCAGGTTGGGTGCGGGACAGGCGTTCGAAGCGCGCGATTTCAAAGTGGGAGCAAATAATTATGCCTCGATAAGAGTGGACGTGACGCGTTTGCAGGATCAACAGGATACGATAGCCGATCAGGCGAAGCGGCTGGAAATCGTGAACGGTCAATTGCAATCCTTCGCGTTTATTGCCGCGCATGATCTGCGTGCACCCCTCTATCAGCAACAAGCGCTGATGGGGTTTATCGTGGAGGATATGGCAGAAGCAAGGATCACGGTACCTCCCGAGGTTCAGGCAAATTGGACTGTGATCGAGGCGCTTTCGGGTAGGATGATGGTGCTGATAAAAGACCTGTTGGCGTTTGCGCAGGCAGAGGTGAAAGATCAACCAAAAGATCTGGTTTCTCCGTCGAAACGTCTGGAGGATATTGTGGCGTTGGTTAATCAGAAAGCTGGTTTTGAAGTAGTGATAGCGCCTGATATGCCTGAAGTGCTGGTCAACGCGACCGCGTTTGACACCGTCATGCGCAACCTCATCTCGAACGGAATAAAACATCACGACAAGCAGAAGGGGAGGGTAACAGTTCGCGGGCAGGTGGATGGAGCGTTTGTTCGGATCAGCGTAGAAGATGATGGTGTAGGTATTCCATCGCAACATATCGGCACAATTTTTGAGCCGTTCAAACGTTTAAGCGCATCTGGAGATGGTATCGGGCTGGGTCTGGCTCACATCAAGAAAACAGTCGAGGCGTGGGGCGGCAGTGTATCGGTCACGCCTCTGATGCCCCGTGGAAGTGTCTTTGCGATTACAATTCCCAACCACCGCCTGACCTTGATCTCATCTTAA
- a CDS encoding SDR family oxidoreductase, producing the protein MKILVAGATGKTGTRLVADLIKNGHSPVALARESSDTSQLPQGTELRAGDLTDLKSDVCEGCDAVIFAAGSGGSTGPDMTDKVDRDGAKRLIDIASSSGVQRFVMLSTVGAETPDPDSELAHYLQAKHEADEHLKASGIPYAILRPVRLTDEDGTGDVRFGDEVDVGATATRDDVAAVLAQAVDDPSWTGAVSLMQSV; encoded by the coding sequence ATGAAAATTCTAGTCGCTGGTGCCACCGGCAAGACCGGTACACGCCTTGTTGCCGACCTGATCAAAAACGGCCATTCGCCTGTTGCCTTAGCACGGGAGAGTTCCGACACGTCCCAATTACCACAGGGTACTGAACTGCGCGCAGGCGACCTTACCGACCTAAAAAGCGATGTATGCGAAGGATGTGATGCTGTCATCTTTGCTGCAGGTTCCGGCGGTAGCACCGGGCCTGATATGACGGATAAAGTTGACCGTGACGGAGCGAAACGCTTAATCGACATCGCGTCTTCTTCAGGTGTGCAAAGATTTGTCATGCTCAGTACGGTGGGTGCGGAAACGCCTGATCCGGACAGCGAACTCGCCCACTATCTTCAGGCGAAACACGAAGCTGACGAGCATCTCAAAGCATCAGGGATCCCCTATGCCATACTTCGCCCCGTTCGTCTAACCGATGAAGACGGCACAGGCGATGTACGCTTTGGCGATGAGGTTGATGTCGGTGCAACTGCTACCCGCGATGATGTAGCTGCTGTTCTGGCACAAGCTGTCGATGATCCAAGTTGGACCGGTGCAGTGTCGCTCATGCAATCTGTTTAA
- a CDS encoding alkene reductase, giving the protein MTPISNLFTPVKLGDLELPNRVLMAPLTRNRSQSDGTPSSMAELYYNQRASAGLIFSEATQVSDLGKGYLDTPGIYTDDHVTGWSKITDAVHSGGGRIFCQLWHVGRISHVSLLPEGKSPVSASDLQADAQTFTENGFEQCSKPEALTSEGIAQIIKDYAHAAKCAKEAGFDGIELHAANGYLLDQFLQDGVNTRTDSYGGSIGNRMRLLEEILDAVEAVWPKGRIGVRLSPLGQAGDISDSNSEALFTEVYKMLDARALAYLHVVEAFPGSEGEDEGRELLARLKQHYTGFFIANGGYDASSASEAILEERAHAVTFGRPFIANPDLPDRMRTGADMNKQDQDTFYGGDEKGYTDYPFLNR; this is encoded by the coding sequence ATGACACCGATCTCAAATTTGTTTACGCCCGTTAAGCTGGGCGATCTTGAGTTGCCTAACCGCGTCCTCATGGCGCCACTTACGCGCAACCGTTCCCAGAGTGATGGTACCCCCAGCAGCATGGCGGAGCTCTACTATAACCAGCGCGCCTCGGCAGGCCTCATTTTTTCCGAAGCCACGCAAGTGAGTGATCTCGGTAAAGGATACCTTGATACACCCGGCATTTACACTGACGATCACGTCACGGGCTGGTCCAAAATTACAGACGCTGTGCATTCAGGAGGCGGCCGGATTTTTTGTCAACTCTGGCATGTGGGGCGCATCAGTCATGTATCGTTGCTGCCCGAAGGAAAGTCACCCGTTTCAGCATCCGATCTTCAAGCTGACGCACAAACCTTCACCGAGAACGGTTTCGAGCAGTGCTCGAAGCCCGAAGCCCTAACATCCGAAGGAATTGCACAGATAATCAAGGATTACGCCCACGCGGCTAAATGCGCCAAAGAGGCAGGGTTCGATGGCATCGAATTGCATGCTGCGAATGGCTACCTTCTGGACCAGTTTTTGCAAGACGGGGTAAACACGCGCACTGACAGCTATGGCGGTTCCATCGGGAACCGGATGCGCCTGTTAGAAGAAATTCTTGATGCAGTTGAGGCGGTCTGGCCAAAAGGCCGTATCGGCGTGCGCCTTTCTCCTCTGGGTCAGGCTGGGGACATTTCAGACAGCAACAGCGAAGCTTTGTTTACGGAAGTTTACAAGATGCTGGATGCGCGCGCGCTCGCCTACCTTCATGTCGTCGAGGCCTTTCCCGGAAGCGAGGGAGAGGACGAAGGCCGTGAGTTGCTTGCTCGCCTCAAGCAGCACTACACTGGGTTCTTCATCGCTAACGGTGGTTACGATGCGTCTTCCGCCTCTGAGGCCATCCTTGAAGAGCGTGCCCATGCAGTGACCTTTGGCCGTCCGTTTATCGCAAACCCCGATTTGCCAGACCGGATGCGGACCGGTGCAGATATGAACAAGCAAGATCAGGACACATTCTACGGCGGCGATGAAAAGGGATACACAGATTATCCGTTTTTGAACCGCTAA
- a CDS encoding NAD-dependent succinate-semialdehyde dehydrogenase: MTQITTINPATDEKIAYYDIMTKDAAFEKVESAHAAFLDWKTKTHSERAPFLHKIAAAIRDHSDELAALMTKEMGKLLRDGKTEVELCARLFEYSAEHGPDALADEERKHSGGKKRGIVAHCPIGVIYSIQPWNFPLYQPVRVLAANLIAGNAVVLKHAEICTGSGLMLKEICDKAGLPEGLFEVIIIDHDTSDELIAHKHVRGVTMTGSDNAGRHIGQVATKNLKKSVLELGSNDAYLVLEDADIDLAVKTCVQGRIYNNGETCVSAKRFVVTDAVYDVFTKAFVEQMKAIKMGDPAQDDTQLGPLSSVSQFETIAEQVTKSVSAGATLLCGGNPKNETGQYYPATVLADVKPGMPAYDEELFGPVASIIRAKDDEDAMKIANDSRYGLGGGIFTKDEDKAIKLARDHFDTGMIRINSFGAADPNMPFGGVKDSGFGREHGGFGMKEFTNAKAIYLPS; this comes from the coding sequence ATGACACAGATCACCACAATCAATCCCGCGACAGACGAAAAAATCGCATACTACGACATCATGACAAAGGATGCCGCTTTCGAAAAAGTAGAGTCTGCGCACGCAGCATTTCTTGATTGGAAAACGAAAACCCACAGCGAACGCGCCCCGTTTTTGCACAAGATTGCTGCAGCTATCCGGGACCATTCCGACGAGTTGGCGGCGCTTATGACCAAAGAGATGGGCAAATTGCTGCGTGACGGCAAAACCGAGGTGGAGCTATGCGCAAGGCTGTTCGAATACAGTGCCGAGCATGGACCTGACGCTCTTGCTGATGAAGAGCGCAAACACTCTGGAGGAAAGAAGCGCGGGATCGTGGCGCATTGCCCGATTGGTGTCATATATAGCATACAGCCGTGGAACTTCCCACTTTATCAGCCTGTGCGTGTTCTTGCTGCAAACCTGATTGCGGGGAATGCGGTGGTCCTTAAGCACGCCGAGATCTGTACCGGTAGCGGTCTGATGCTGAAGGAGATTTGCGACAAGGCGGGATTGCCCGAGGGCCTCTTTGAAGTGATTATAATTGATCACGACACTTCGGACGAGCTTATCGCGCACAAGCATGTTCGCGGCGTGACCATGACAGGTAGCGATAACGCGGGCCGCCATATTGGTCAGGTTGCTACAAAAAATCTCAAGAAGTCCGTACTCGAATTGGGGTCAAACGATGCGTATCTTGTACTTGAGGATGCCGATATCGACTTGGCTGTAAAAACCTGCGTGCAGGGACGGATCTACAACAACGGCGAGACCTGCGTCTCGGCAAAGCGTTTTGTCGTGACTGATGCTGTATATGATGTCTTCACCAAAGCCTTCGTCGAACAGATGAAAGCTATCAAAATGGGCGATCCCGCTCAGGACGATACGCAGCTTGGACCTCTGTCGAGCGTAAGCCAGTTTGAAACTATTGCCGAGCAAGTGACCAAAAGCGTATCCGCTGGCGCGACCCTTTTGTGTGGCGGTAATCCCAAGAATGAAACCGGACAATACTATCCCGCGACCGTATTGGCAGACGTAAAGCCAGGTATGCCCGCTTACGATGAGGAGCTTTTCGGCCCTGTTGCCTCAATCATTCGCGCAAAAGATGATGAGGATGCCATGAAAATTGCCAACGACAGCCGGTACGGCCTTGGCGGCGGAATATTCACTAAAGATGAAGACAAAGCGATCAAGCTGGCGCGAGACCACTTTGACACGGGCATGATCCGCATCAATTCGTTCGGCGCAGCGGACCCCAATATGCCATTCGGCGGCGTAAAGGATTCGGGTTTTGGGCGTGAGCATGGCGGTTTTGGCATGAAGGAATTTACCAATGCCAAGGCGATTTATTTGCCATCTTGA
- a CDS encoding glycosyltransferase family 2 protein, whose amino-acid sequence MGYRADASLCISAGTTFSEIFTVLARNSLNTAPADATPMTDEDTNMKICAITMVYRDYWALDQWYRHYSKYLGARNLYVISHGFDPEIAKICPDASIITIPREQLKNFDRVRLRVINGIQSGLGNLYDWVIQTDADELVCLNPNTYSSFEEMFKTTNAPALFALGLNLAEVEGDKPLDPTDMALAHRSTACVTGNYSKAWAVRKAIPLRWHGVFCGYRKTADFPFEMPEDVFFVHLKHANLAALADTNAVRQSVADSVGEEWSVNGWSNPGFHAARFFRKTAAANELPWDEAKGLGYAQIRENPVRDPKRGIVKPPFINYVCRTTLPEWFRSL is encoded by the coding sequence GTGGGCTATCGCGCCGATGCAAGCCTTTGTATCAGCGCAGGTACCACATTCAGTGAGATTTTCACCGTGCTGGCGCGCAATTCCTTGAACACGGCGCCTGCGGACGCTACGCCAATGACGGACGAGGATACAAATATGAAAATCTGCGCCATCACGATGGTCTACCGCGACTACTGGGCCTTGGACCAATGGTACCGCCATTATTCCAAATATCTGGGTGCGCGAAACCTCTATGTCATTTCGCACGGATTTGATCCCGAGATTGCAAAAATCTGCCCCGACGCCAGTATAATCACTATCCCGCGCGAGCAGCTCAAGAATTTTGACCGCGTGCGCCTTCGGGTGATCAACGGGATCCAGTCGGGGCTGGGAAATCTATACGATTGGGTGATCCAAACCGACGCAGACGAATTGGTTTGCCTGAATCCCAACACCTACAGTTCCTTCGAGGAGATGTTCAAAACAACTAATGCTCCGGCACTGTTCGCTCTAGGCCTCAATCTGGCTGAGGTAGAGGGCGACAAACCGCTCGACCCGACGGATATGGCGCTGGCACATCGCAGTACTGCATGCGTGACAGGCAATTACAGCAAGGCATGGGCGGTGCGCAAAGCTATCCCATTACGCTGGCACGGGGTGTTCTGTGGCTACCGAAAAACCGCTGATTTCCCCTTCGAGATGCCGGAGGATGTCTTTTTTGTTCATCTCAAGCACGCAAATCTGGCCGCTCTGGCGGATACAAACGCTGTGCGGCAATCTGTGGCAGACAGCGTGGGCGAGGAATGGAGCGTGAACGGCTGGTCCAACCCCGGCTTCCACGCAGCGCGCTTTTTCCGCAAAACGGCCGCGGCCAACGAATTGCCGTGGGACGAGGCAAAAGGACTCGGCTATGCCCAAATCCGCGAAAACCCCGTGCGCGACCCAAAGCGCGGCATCGTTAAGCCGCCCTTCATCAATTATGTCTGCCGTACCACACTGCCCGAGTGGTTTCGTAGCCTGTAA
- the rsgA gene encoding ribosome small subunit-dependent GTPase A, whose translation MPDLFENSEHSLAALGWSPFFEEQRDAEEAHLVPLRIATVHRARMSAQAQAGRVKPVLPHGMKTTDFAVGDWVLADPETGVIVRRLERHALLQRKTDGSHIPQLIAANVDTLFIVTSCNDDFNPARLERYLALANEAQTNPVIVLTKADKIENVAQYVTQAAALQRGLEVVTVNAKLPDAATALARWCGAGQTVALVGSSGVGKSTLLNTLADKSGDEAQLTGGIREGDAKGRHTTTSRSLHEIAGGGWVIDTPGIRTLHVSDLATGLDVLFAEITELTPLCKFRDCTHAHEPGCAVLAAVKAGILDSARVDRWRKLSDENAANTPQSTGARGNKSTKTPQRRR comes from the coding sequence GTGCCGGATTTATTTGAAAACAGCGAACACTCTCTTGCCGCTCTTGGCTGGTCTCCGTTCTTTGAAGAGCAGCGAGACGCAGAAGAGGCGCATCTCGTACCTTTGCGTATTGCCACGGTCCATCGGGCACGGATGAGTGCGCAAGCACAGGCAGGGCGGGTCAAGCCGGTATTGCCGCATGGCATGAAGACGACCGATTTTGCAGTCGGTGACTGGGTGCTGGCCGATCCAGAGACGGGCGTCATCGTGCGTCGTCTCGAGCGGCACGCGCTGTTGCAGCGCAAGACTGACGGTAGCCACATTCCCCAACTGATCGCGGCAAATGTAGACACATTGTTTATCGTGACCTCTTGCAACGACGATTTCAACCCCGCGCGGCTGGAGCGTTATCTGGCTCTTGCCAACGAGGCGCAGACAAACCCGGTCATCGTGCTGACCAAAGCAGACAAGATCGAAAATGTTGCACAATACGTCACTCAGGCCGCTGCATTGCAACGGGGGTTGGAGGTTGTGACCGTGAATGCCAAACTGCCTGATGCAGCGACTGCGCTCGCGCGGTGGTGCGGTGCGGGTCAAACTGTTGCGTTGGTCGGATCGTCGGGTGTGGGTAAGTCGACCTTGCTCAATACGCTGGCGGATAAGTCTGGTGACGAGGCCCAGCTGACGGGCGGTATCCGCGAGGGGGACGCCAAGGGGCGGCACACGACGACATCGCGCTCCCTTCACGAGATTGCTGGCGGCGGCTGGGTGATTGATACACCAGGAATCAGGACCCTGCACGTGAGCGATCTGGCTACAGGTCTTGATGTTTTGTTTGCAGAAATCACCGAGCTTACGCCGCTGTGCAAATTTCGCGACTGCACCCATGCCCACGAGCCAGGCTGCGCTGTATTAGCGGCTGTGAAAGCCGGAATATTGGATAGCGCACGGGTTGATCGCTGGCGCAAGCTCTCGGATGAAAATGCCGCCAACACCCCGCAATCAACGGGCGCACGGGGTAATAAGTCTACAAAAACACCGCAGCGGCGGCGATAG